The proteins below come from a single Hyphomicrobium denitrificans ATCC 51888 genomic window:
- a CDS encoding alpha/beta fold hydrolase — protein sequence MIVGRAILSGARLRLRSMMGFISKFKLLFGGLIAVVLFGIGNMDGKAQGGATHEQAQAQDADASPHRSGFVEGDGVRLNYLDWGSDGPPLILIHGIANSPHIFDELAPLLRDRFHVVAYARRGHGQSEAPVGPYDSNALVGDLVHLLDNLKIERANFLGWSMGGNEVTEFAGRYPDRVEKIVYLEGGYDWSDPAFFKAFTEMLAVNSPKPETLASFDALKAWYRAAWIGRDVQWTPALEAFLRDAVRIDADGRVDPVPTIEVFAALHQTLGTWQRDYAKVRAPALAIYGSSFFPEDASGTDLARKVRDFEQSAATPFRRASIERIQRELRDVQVLELPDRSHMSIGVIAPDVLAASIRAFLLSGSAAR from the coding sequence ATGATCGTCGGACGAGCGATACTTTCGGGAGCGCGACTTCGGCTGCGGAGCATGATGGGCTTTATTTCAAAGTTTAAGCTTCTGTTCGGCGGTCTCATCGCTGTTGTTCTGTTCGGGATTGGAAATATGGACGGCAAGGCTCAAGGCGGCGCCACGCACGAACAGGCACAAGCTCAGGATGCGGATGCATCGCCGCATCGCTCGGGGTTCGTTGAGGGCGATGGCGTGCGGCTGAACTATCTGGATTGGGGCAGCGATGGTCCGCCGCTGATTTTGATCCACGGCATCGCCAATAGTCCGCATATTTTCGATGAGCTTGCGCCGCTGTTGCGCGACCGGTTTCATGTCGTCGCCTACGCGCGGCGCGGGCACGGGCAATCCGAAGCGCCCGTCGGGCCATATGATTCCAACGCCCTCGTCGGGGATCTGGTGCATCTGCTTGACAACCTGAAAATCGAGCGAGCCAACTTTCTCGGTTGGTCGATGGGCGGCAACGAGGTGACGGAATTCGCGGGCCGTTATCCGGACCGAGTCGAGAAGATCGTCTATCTCGAAGGCGGCTATGACTGGTCCGATCCGGCGTTCTTCAAGGCCTTCACCGAAATGCTCGCGGTGAATAGTCCGAAGCCAGAGACGCTCGCTTCGTTCGACGCGCTGAAGGCCTGGTATCGCGCCGCCTGGATCGGCCGTGATGTGCAATGGACTCCGGCTCTCGAAGCGTTTCTCCGCGATGCCGTGCGCATCGATGCGGATGGGCGCGTGGACCCGGTTCCGACGATCGAGGTATTCGCGGCGCTTCATCAGACGCTTGGGACGTGGCAGCGGGACTATGCGAAGGTCCGAGCACCGGCGCTCGCAATTTACGGCTCGTCATTCTTTCCAGAGGATGCGAGCGGCACGGATCTCGCGCGCAAGGTGCGTGATTTCGAGCAAAGTGCGGCCACGCCCTTTCGGCGTGCGAGTATCGAGCGAATCCAGCGCGAGCTTCGCGACGTTCAGGTCCTTGAACTTCCAGATCGATCCCATATGTCGATTGGCGTGATTGCGCCGGACGTGCTGGCAGCGTCAATTAGGGCGTTTCTGCTATCGGGTTCTGCGGCGCGCTAG
- a CDS encoding rhodanese-like domain-containing protein, translating into MRKFVAFVLAWSMASVSMCFADEAVFDTETGYRIARYRTPTPESVPGGTRIMAADVAGLIKANAILIDVMPSEGGRANPKTGQWYLPKSHRNIAGSTWLADVGQGVLTSDQSKYFSDNLARLTQGDRSRAIIFYCKADCWMSWNAVRRAAALGYQNIYWLSEGTDGWTDWGGTLIDAKPEPFHPLPAASSDASAKH; encoded by the coding sequence ATGCGGAAGTTCGTGGCCTTCGTGCTCGCATGGTCCATGGCGAGCGTCTCGATGTGCTTTGCCGATGAAGCGGTGTTCGACACCGAAACAGGTTATCGCATCGCACGCTATCGCACGCCGACACCGGAAAGCGTGCCCGGTGGCACGCGCATCATGGCCGCCGATGTCGCCGGACTCATCAAAGCCAATGCAATTCTCATCGATGTCATGCCATCGGAAGGCGGCCGAGCGAATCCAAAAACCGGGCAATGGTATCTGCCGAAATCCCACCGCAATATCGCCGGCTCTACCTGGCTCGCCGACGTCGGCCAAGGTGTTCTGACCTCCGACCAATCGAAGTACTTTTCAGACAATCTCGCGAGGCTGACGCAAGGCGACCGGTCTCGCGCCATCATTTTTTACTGCAAGGCCGATTGCTGGATGTCGTGGAACGCCGTTCGTCGCGCTGCGGCCTTGGGCTACCAGAATATTTACTGGCTGAGCGAAGGCACAGACGGTTGGACCGACTGGGGCGGCACTCTCATCGACGCCAAGCCTGAACCTTTTCACCCGCTGCCCGCGGCATCATCCGATGCGAGTGCGAAGCACTAG
- a CDS encoding leucyl aminopeptidase family protein gives MVETTAWSAKEVFATGAAEATDIPIYFASSAEPGPVGGFSDQQKAWLAAQKFSGAAKRHLLLPDAGGGIGSVVLGLGDGQQGEPSGPSELLTGLLAANLPAGTYRLASDGGTSGLAELAWALGGYSFSRYRKKDKASERAKLRVAGSSSVPVINTAEAVWFGRDLINTPASDMGPADIEAAARELAARHGAVVSVVTGDDLLAQNFPMIHAVGRASPRSPRLIDLTWGPANAPKITLVGKGITFDTGGLDIKPASAMLLMKKDMGGAATALALAHMIMGQGLKCRLRVLIPTAENSISGDAFRPGDILKSRAGLSVEIGNTDAEGRLVLADALALADSDEPDSIFVFATLTGAARSALGPDLPAFFTDDEQLGHALPPLAASIGDPLWRMPLWSGYRRHLDSDIADMNNVWESPFAGAITAALFLKRFVGKARRFAHFDLYGWRPAARPLGPKGGEPQTARAVMEYLKRELAS, from the coding sequence ATGGTCGAGACAACAGCCTGGTCGGCAAAAGAGGTTTTCGCAACGGGTGCAGCTGAGGCCACCGACATACCGATCTATTTCGCGTCGTCGGCCGAGCCCGGCCCGGTTGGCGGTTTCAGCGATCAGCAAAAGGCGTGGCTTGCGGCGCAGAAATTTTCGGGCGCGGCGAAACGGCATCTGCTGTTGCCCGACGCCGGTGGGGGCATCGGTTCTGTTGTCCTCGGTCTTGGAGATGGGCAGCAGGGCGAGCCGAGCGGACCTTCCGAATTGCTCACCGGATTGCTGGCGGCCAATCTTCCCGCCGGGACGTATCGTCTGGCCTCTGACGGCGGGACAAGCGGTCTTGCCGAACTGGCGTGGGCGCTCGGGGGATATTCGTTTTCGCGCTACCGGAAGAAAGACAAAGCGAGCGAGCGTGCGAAGCTGCGCGTTGCCGGTTCCAGTTCGGTGCCGGTGATCAACACCGCCGAGGCGGTTTGGTTCGGGCGCGATCTCATCAATACACCGGCTTCCGACATGGGGCCTGCCGACATCGAAGCGGCGGCGCGTGAGCTTGCAGCCCGTCACGGCGCGGTCGTTTCGGTCGTGACCGGCGACGATTTGCTGGCGCAGAATTTCCCCATGATTCATGCCGTGGGCCGGGCTAGTCCGCGTTCGCCGCGCCTGATCGATCTGACCTGGGGACCGGCAAACGCGCCGAAGATCACGCTCGTCGGTAAAGGCATCACGTTCGACACCGGCGGTCTCGACATCAAGCCCGCAAGCGCGATGCTGCTGATGAAAAAGGACATGGGCGGCGCGGCGACGGCGCTCGCACTTGCGCACATGATCATGGGCCAGGGGCTGAAGTGCCGGCTGCGCGTGCTTATTCCGACGGCTGAGAATTCGATCAGCGGAGATGCGTTCCGTCCCGGCGATATCCTGAAGAGCCGCGCGGGTCTGAGCGTCGAGATCGGCAATACGGATGCGGAAGGCCGTCTCGTTCTTGCCGATGCTTTGGCGCTCGCCGACAGCGACGAGCCGGACAGCATTTTCGTGTTCGCGACGCTGACCGGCGCGGCGCGCAGTGCGCTCGGACCAGATCTCCCGGCGTTCTTCACCGATGACGAACAACTAGGACATGCTCTGCCGCCGCTTGCGGCATCGATCGGCGATCCGCTGTGGCGGATGCCGCTCTGGAGCGGTTATCGCCGCCACCTCGACAGCGACATCGCCGACATGAACAACGTCTGGGAGTCGCCGTTTGCCGGAGCCATTACGGCGGCGCTGTTTCTCAAGCGCTTTGTCGGCAAGGCTCGCCGTTTCGCCCATTTCGATCTCTACGGCTGGCGACCGGCGGCGCGGCCGCTCGGACCCAAAGGCGGAGAGCCGCAAACGGCGCGCGCGGTGATGGAGTATCTCAAGCGGGAGTTGGCGTCGTGA
- a CDS encoding YeeE/YedE family protein — translation MAIETEFTPLASAVGGALIGVSAVLLLYSSGRIAGVSGIIRRLIVPSSDSKPELALAFIVGLIAAPFVWTAATGSAVVQSVSENLPLAAVAGLLVGFGAAFGGGCTSGHGVCGLSRLSKRSLVATIVFMAVAALTVFVSRHIVGGGA, via the coding sequence TTGGCGATCGAAACTGAATTTACGCCTTTGGCATCGGCTGTGGGTGGCGCGCTGATCGGCGTGTCGGCGGTTCTGCTGCTGTATTCCAGTGGGCGCATCGCAGGCGTCAGCGGCATCATACGGCGGCTGATCGTGCCGTCGAGCGACAGCAAGCCGGAGCTTGCCCTGGCGTTTATCGTCGGTCTTATCGCCGCTCCGTTTGTTTGGACCGCCGCCACGGGAAGCGCTGTCGTACAGTCGGTGTCCGAGAATCTTCCGCTCGCGGCCGTTGCCGGGCTTCTGGTCGGGTTCGGCGCGGCTTTCGGCGGCGGCTGCACGAGTGGTCACGGCGTTTGCGGACTGTCGCGTCTCTCGAAGCGCTCGCTGGTGGCGACGATCGTATTCATGGCCGTCGCGGCGCTGACGGTGTTCGTCAGCCGCCATATCGTCGGAGGTGGCGCATGA
- the ada gene encoding bifunctional DNA-binding transcriptional regulator/O6-methylguanine-DNA methyltransferase Ada has translation MQKTRANPINNGPAQLTDAARWSAVKARDASFDGKFYYSVLTTGVYCRPSCSARLARRENVAFHASCAEAERAGFRPCKRCKPNESSLRDQYAAKILDACRRIEQSDEPPKLDELAQATGLSTYHFHRVFKAIVGLTPKAYAVAHRQKRVRENLARSSSVTDAIYASGFNSSGRFYENSADFLGMTPTDFRVGGSNAEMRFAVGECSLGSILVAASSKGVTAIFLGDDPDTLVRNLQDRFPKANLIGGDSSFEAIVAAAVSAVETPDQGFNLPLDVRGTAFQHRVWQALREVPSGTTTTYTEIAERLGMPKAVRAVANACGANKIAVVIPCHRVVRNDGSLSGYRWGVERKRALLKRESKS, from the coding sequence ATGCAAAAGACCAGAGCAAATCCCATCAACAATGGCCCGGCACAACTCACCGACGCTGCCCGCTGGTCGGCCGTGAAAGCGCGCGATGCGTCCTTCGACGGTAAGTTCTACTATTCCGTGCTCACAACGGGCGTCTATTGCCGGCCCTCGTGTTCCGCCCGGCTTGCAAGACGAGAGAACGTGGCGTTCCACGCATCATGCGCCGAAGCTGAGCGCGCGGGGTTTCGTCCCTGCAAGCGCTGCAAACCGAACGAGTCATCTCTTCGCGACCAGTATGCCGCGAAAATTCTCGACGCATGCCGCCGGATCGAACAATCCGATGAACCACCGAAGCTGGATGAACTCGCGCAAGCGACCGGCCTCAGCACGTATCATTTCCATCGCGTATTCAAAGCCATCGTCGGCCTTACGCCAAAAGCCTACGCGGTCGCCCACCGGCAAAAACGCGTGCGCGAAAACCTTGCAAGGAGTAGTTCCGTGACGGATGCCATCTATGCGTCAGGCTTCAACTCGAGCGGACGCTTCTACGAAAATTCAGCGGACTTCCTGGGCATGACGCCGACAGACTTCCGCGTTGGAGGAAGCAACGCGGAAATGCGCTTTGCCGTCGGCGAATGCTCTCTGGGTTCAATCCTCGTCGCCGCCAGCAGCAAGGGCGTCACAGCGATCTTTCTCGGCGATGATCCCGATACGCTCGTCCGAAATCTGCAGGATCGCTTTCCCAAAGCAAACCTGATCGGCGGCGACAGCAGCTTCGAGGCCATCGTCGCAGCGGCCGTCAGCGCCGTCGAAACCCCGGATCAAGGCTTCAATCTGCCCCTCGACGTTCGCGGGACGGCTTTCCAGCATCGCGTCTGGCAGGCGCTGCGTGAAGTTCCGTCTGGAACGACCACCACCTACACCGAGATCGCCGAACGCCTCGGCATGCCGAAAGCTGTGCGCGCCGTGGCCAACGCCTGCGGCGCGAACAAGATCGCCGTGGTGATCCCGTGTCACCGCGTCGTGCGCAACGATGGCTCGTTGTCCGGCTATCGATGGGGCGTAGAACGCAAACGCGCGCTGCTCAAGCGCGAGTCAAAGTCATAA
- a CDS encoding DUF6691 family protein codes for MSILLNLAAGLIFGLGLVISGMANPAKVLNFLDVTGSWDPSLAFVMLGAIAVTAMGFRLVLRRPKPLLEQSFQLPGQSSIDGPLVIGSAIFGLGWGLFGFCPGPAITSLGLAATSTLVFVPMMLIGIAAAAVIRKRLGS; via the coding sequence ATGAGCATCCTCCTCAACCTTGCTGCGGGGCTCATCTTCGGTCTTGGACTCGTGATTTCGGGGATGGCAAATCCCGCGAAGGTTTTGAATTTTCTCGATGTCACAGGGAGCTGGGATCCGAGCCTGGCCTTCGTGATGCTCGGCGCGATCGCGGTAACGGCGATGGGCTTTCGGCTCGTACTGCGTCGGCCGAAGCCGCTTCTCGAGCAGAGCTTTCAGTTGCCGGGCCAGAGTTCGATCGATGGGCCGCTTGTCATCGGGTCGGCAATCTTCGGATTGGGCTGGGGACTTTTCGGCTTCTGTCCAGGTCCTGCGATTACATCGCTCGGGCTTGCTGCCACCAGTACGCTGGTGTTTGTGCCGATGATGCTGATCGGTATTGCGGCTGCGGCGGTGATCCGTAAGCGGCTGGGCAGCTGA
- a CDS encoding NlpC/P60 family protein, translated as MTAKVSKLASGALDPRRNAFRSDLAAKALEGAVKADRYVAGEPAVVARSSVPLRKLPDPAHGFETEALFGEQLTIFDEASGWAWVQLVRDGYVGYVPADALRRGTARATHKIHSLGTFVYGAPDIKSPPLLYLAMNALLTVSAGDERFLELEGGAYVYARHAVSLDRNARDFVEIAERYVGTPYLWGGRTHIGLDCSGLVQTSLLAAGIVAPRDTDMQQAELGESVPVDDDLDGLTRGDLVFWKGHVGIMIDSVLMVHANAHHMQVAMEPLHEAAQRTKKASGDIVAVKRLGRLTAA; from the coding sequence GTGACGGCCAAGGTCTCGAAGCTCGCGTCCGGCGCTCTCGATCCGAGACGGAACGCTTTTCGCAGCGATCTCGCGGCGAAAGCGTTGGAGGGCGCCGTCAAAGCCGATCGCTATGTTGCGGGCGAACCGGCTGTTGTCGCGCGAAGCTCCGTGCCTCTCAGGAAGCTGCCAGACCCCGCTCATGGATTCGAGACCGAGGCGCTGTTCGGCGAGCAGCTTACGATTTTCGACGAGGCAAGCGGATGGGCGTGGGTGCAGCTCGTTCGTGATGGATACGTCGGGTATGTGCCGGCGGATGCATTGCGGCGAGGCACGGCGCGCGCGACGCATAAGATTCATAGTCTCGGGACGTTCGTCTATGGCGCGCCGGACATCAAATCGCCGCCGCTGCTTTATCTCGCAATGAACGCATTGCTGACGGTCAGCGCCGGGGACGAGCGGTTTCTGGAACTCGAAGGCGGCGCTTACGTCTACGCGCGGCACGCGGTGTCTCTCGACCGGAATGCTCGTGATTTCGTCGAGATCGCGGAACGGTATGTCGGTACGCCTTATCTCTGGGGTGGACGGACGCACATCGGGCTCGATTGCTCGGGCCTCGTTCAAACGTCGTTGCTTGCAGCGGGCATCGTCGCGCCGCGCGATACCGACATGCAGCAAGCGGAACTCGGCGAAAGCGTTCCGGTCGATGACGATCTCGACGGGCTGACGCGAGGCGATCTTGTTTTTTGGAAGGGCCACGTCGGCATCATGATCGACAGCGTGCTGATGGTTCACGCCAACGCGCACCATATGCAGGTCGCAATGGAACCGCTTCATGAAGCGGCGCAACGCACCAAGAAAGCGTCGGGAGACATCGTTGCGGTGAAGCGGCTCGGCCGGCTGACGGCTGCCTAG
- the yghU gene encoding glutathione-dependent disulfide-bond oxidoreductase, whose product MSDSSSYSPPKVWRWEEASGGTFASINRPVAGATHEKALPVGKHPLQLYSLATPNGIKVTVMLEELLARGFTGAEYDAWLIRITGGDQFGSGFVEINPNSKIPALVDHSVSPPRRVFESGSILLYLAEKFGAFLPSDPDKRTQALNWLFWQMGSAPFLGGGFGHFYAYAPVKIEYAINRFAMEAKRQLDVLDRHLALHEFMAGDEYSIADMAIWPWYGGIVLNEVYGVAEFLDGPSYVHLMRWANAIADRPAVKRGKMVNRTFGDPAGQLRERHDASDFDLRTEDRLET is encoded by the coding sequence ATGAGCGATTCATCGAGCTATTCGCCGCCCAAGGTCTGGCGATGGGAGGAAGCGAGCGGCGGGACGTTCGCCAGCATCAATCGGCCGGTCGCCGGGGCGACGCACGAGAAGGCGCTGCCGGTTGGAAAGCATCCGTTGCAGCTTTACTCCTTGGCGACGCCGAACGGCATCAAAGTGACGGTGATGCTCGAGGAACTACTCGCGCGCGGTTTTACCGGTGCCGAGTACGATGCATGGCTGATCCGCATTACCGGCGGGGATCAGTTCGGAAGCGGCTTCGTCGAGATCAATCCCAATTCGAAGATACCGGCGCTCGTCGATCACAGCGTCAGCCCACCGAGACGTGTTTTCGAATCCGGGTCCATTCTGCTTTATCTGGCGGAGAAGTTCGGCGCATTCCTGCCGAGCGATCCGGACAAACGCACGCAAGCGCTGAACTGGCTATTCTGGCAGATGGGAAGCGCACCTTTTCTCGGCGGCGGCTTCGGTCATTTCTACGCCTACGCGCCTGTTAAAATCGAATACGCGATCAATAGATTCGCGATGGAGGCGAAGCGGCAACTGGACGTGCTCGATCGTCATCTTGCGTTGCATGAATTCATGGCAGGCGATGAGTATTCGATTGCCGATATGGCGATCTGGCCTTGGTATGGCGGCATCGTGCTCAACGAGGTTTATGGCGTCGCTGAATTCCTCGACGGGCCGTCCTATGTTCACCTCATGCGCTGGGCGAATGCGATCGCCGACCGTCCGGCGGTGAAACGCGGCAAGATGGTCAACCGCACGTTCGGAGATCCTGCAGGCCAGCTTCGTGAGCGTCACGACGCCAGCGATTTTGATCTGCGTACTGAGGACAGGCTCGAGACTTGA
- a CDS encoding tetratricopeptide repeat protein, producing the protein MTRTERPRPTSVEASACKRIGVVAALSASLLLGACSASPSLLQDVALKSDKTESTDGPAAAPQTELQKATVYWGKEFAKKPTELQPAINYAKNLKALGEKQKALAVLQQASVFHANDPQLTGEYGRLALELNQINMAGQLLAAADDPTKPDWRVVSARGTVLAKQGKYAEAIPFYERALALSPDNPGVMNNLAMANAMMGNPKKAEQILRQAAAAPTAAPKVRENLALVLGLQGRYDESKSVASSVIDSDAATSNANYLKQLVKLEPKTEMPDASSFMAQTSVEPVTVPQASRPTSIAANTAPMSEAQSNWQPASATTTSSLRGMTH; encoded by the coding sequence ATGACGCGCACCGAGCGCCCCCGCCCCACCTCAGTCGAAGCATCCGCCTGCAAACGCATTGGCGTGGTCGCCGCTCTGTCCGCATCGCTGCTACTCGGCGCCTGCTCCGCTTCACCGAGCCTGCTGCAAGACGTCGCTCTCAAGTCGGATAAGACGGAAAGCACGGACGGCCCTGCGGCAGCTCCCCAGACGGAGCTTCAGAAAGCGACCGTCTATTGGGGCAAAGAGTTCGCGAAAAAGCCGACGGAGCTGCAGCCCGCGATCAATTACGCGAAAAACCTGAAGGCGCTCGGCGAAAAGCAAAAAGCGCTTGCCGTGCTTCAGCAGGCGAGCGTGTTCCATGCCAACGATCCGCAACTGACGGGCGAGTACGGCCGCCTGGCGCTGGAACTCAACCAGATCAACATGGCGGGCCAGCTGCTCGCCGCAGCAGACGATCCGACGAAGCCGGACTGGCGCGTCGTCTCGGCGCGCGGAACGGTTCTGGCCAAGCAGGGCAAATACGCCGAAGCGATTCCCTTCTACGAACGCGCACTCGCCCTTTCGCCCGACAATCCCGGCGTCATGAACAACCTGGCGATGGCCAACGCGATGATGGGCAATCCCAAGAAAGCCGAGCAGATCCTGCGCCAGGCAGCCGCCGCTCCGACCGCGGCACCGAAGGTCCGCGAGAACCTCGCACTCGTCCTCGGCCTTCAGGGCCGCTACGACGAATCCAAATCGGTTGCATCGAGTGTGATCGATTCCGACGCAGCCACGTCCAACGCCAATTATCTGAAGCAGCTCGTCAAGCTCGAGCCGAAGACCGAAATGCCCGATGCATCGAGCTTCATGGCGCAAACCTCCGTCGAGCCGGTGACGGTGCCTCAGGCAAGCCGCCCGACGAGCATCGCAGCCAACACGGCACCGATGTCGGAAGCTCAGAGCAACTGGCAGCCGGCAAGCGCAACGACGACGTCATCGCTTCGCGGCATGACCCACTGA